One window from the genome of Epinephelus moara isolate mb chromosome 5, YSFRI_EMoa_1.0, whole genome shotgun sequence encodes:
- the afmid gene encoding kynurenine formamidase isoform X1 yields the protein MMHWTKMKKEELERQYSPSRWSHRMSADDVIKAHVKALKEGTERARGLAQTLLNVPYGEGDGEKLDVYIPSTNSLDVPLVIYLHGGYWQFLSKEESGFMAVPLIDKGVVVVAVGYDIAPKGNMDLMVSQVRRSIVSVVQQYSHISGLYLCGHSAGAHLAAMVLSTDWSQYSVTPQIKGAFLISGIYDLLPILSTYVNEPLKMTEEVAVRNSPSKLVPQLKLSSSSCHIIVAVAENDSPEFRKQSEDYHKTLEASGLDVTMEDVPNTDHFSIVEQLVDGEYHLTKLLLKIMGKS from the exons ATGATGCACTGGACCAAAATGAAGAAAGAA GAGCTCGAGAGGCAGTATTCACCCAGCCGGTGGTCGCACAGGATGTCGGCAGACGACGTGATCAAGGCTCACGTGAAGGCTTTAAAGGAAG GTACGGAGCGTGCCCGGGGTCTGGCTCAAACGTTGCTCAACGTGCCATATGGagaaggagatggagagaagcTGGATGTCTACATACCCAGCACCAACTCTTTGG ATGTCCCCCTTGTTATTTACCTACATGGAGGCTACTGGCAGTTTCTCAG TAAGGAGGAGTCAGGATTCATGGCTGTCCCCCTCATTGATAAAGGCGTAGTAGTGGTTGCCGTCGGCTATGACATCGCCCCCAAAG GCAACATGGACCTGATGGTGTCTCAAGTACGTAGGAGTATTGTGTCCGTTGTGCAGCAGTATTCTCACATCAG TGGTCTGTACCTGTGTGGCCACTCAGCTGGGGCTCACCTGGCTGCAATGGTCCTCTCCACTGACTGGTCGCAGTACAGCGTCACTCCTCAGATCAAAG GTGCTTTCCTCATCAGTGGCATATATGACCTGCTGCCCATTCTGTCCACCTACGTCAATGAGCCTCTGAAAATGACAGA GGAGGTGGCGGTGAGGAACAGCCCCAGCAAGCTGGTCCCTCAGCTCAAACTCTCCTCGTCCAGCTGCCACATCATTGTGGCCGTTGCTGAGAATGACTCACCGGAGTTTCGCAAGCAGTCGGAAGACTACCACAAA ACTTTGGAGGCGTCCGGACTGGATGTGACCATGGAGGATGTGCCGAACACAGACCACTTCAGTATCGTTGAGCAGCTGGTAGATGGAGAGTACCACCTAACAAAG
- the afmid gene encoding kynurenine formamidase isoform X2, with translation MKACQGAEELERQYSPSRWSHRMSADDVIKAHVKALKEGTERARGLAQTLLNVPYGEGDGEKLDVYIPSTNSLDVPLVIYLHGGYWQFLSKEESGFMAVPLIDKGVVVVAVGYDIAPKGNMDLMVSQVRRSIVSVVQQYSHISGLYLCGHSAGAHLAAMVLSTDWSQYSVTPQIKGAFLISGIYDLLPILSTYVNEPLKMTEEVAVRNSPSKLVPQLKLSSSSCHIIVAVAENDSPEFRKQSEDYHKTLEASGLDVTMEDVPNTDHFSIVEQLVDGEYHLTKLLLKIMGKS, from the exons ATGAAGGCCTGTCAGGGAGCTGAG GAGCTCGAGAGGCAGTATTCACCCAGCCGGTGGTCGCACAGGATGTCGGCAGACGACGTGATCAAGGCTCACGTGAAGGCTTTAAAGGAAG GTACGGAGCGTGCCCGGGGTCTGGCTCAAACGTTGCTCAACGTGCCATATGGagaaggagatggagagaagcTGGATGTCTACATACCCAGCACCAACTCTTTGG ATGTCCCCCTTGTTATTTACCTACATGGAGGCTACTGGCAGTTTCTCAG TAAGGAGGAGTCAGGATTCATGGCTGTCCCCCTCATTGATAAAGGCGTAGTAGTGGTTGCCGTCGGCTATGACATCGCCCCCAAAG GCAACATGGACCTGATGGTGTCTCAAGTACGTAGGAGTATTGTGTCCGTTGTGCAGCAGTATTCTCACATCAG TGGTCTGTACCTGTGTGGCCACTCAGCTGGGGCTCACCTGGCTGCAATGGTCCTCTCCACTGACTGGTCGCAGTACAGCGTCACTCCTCAGATCAAAG GTGCTTTCCTCATCAGTGGCATATATGACCTGCTGCCCATTCTGTCCACCTACGTCAATGAGCCTCTGAAAATGACAGA GGAGGTGGCGGTGAGGAACAGCCCCAGCAAGCTGGTCCCTCAGCTCAAACTCTCCTCGTCCAGCTGCCACATCATTGTGGCCGTTGCTGAGAATGACTCACCGGAGTTTCGCAAGCAGTCGGAAGACTACCACAAA ACTTTGGAGGCGTCCGGACTGGATGTGACCATGGAGGATGTGCCGAACACAGACCACTTCAGTATCGTTGAGCAGCTGGTAGATGGAGAGTACCACCTAACAAAG